In Notamacropus eugenii isolate mMacEug1 chromosome 1, mMacEug1.pri_v2, whole genome shotgun sequence, one genomic interval encodes:
- the NDUFAF7 gene encoding protein arginine methyltransferase NDUFAF7, mitochondrial isoform X1 codes for MSVLLRARARLLPPARRAVIPFLWKVKYFSSGKESAESNPVTPMLRHLIYKIKATGPITVAEYMKEVLTNPAKGYYVYQDVIGERGDFITSPEISQIFGELLGIWCISEWLATGKSSTFQLVELGPGRGTLTGDILRVFNQLGSVLKNCDISVHLVEVSQKLSEIQALTLTDETVALERDAESPVYMKGITKSGIPISWYRSLQDVPRGYSFYLAHEFFDALPVHKFQKTPQGWREVFIDIDPQDSDKLRFVLAPSSTPAETFIQPKETRDHVEVCPDASVIIQVLSERIEENGGAALIADYGHDGTKMDTFRGFCGHKLHDVLIAPGTADLTADVDFSYLRRMTQGKVASLGPIQQQNFLKNMGIDVRLKVLLDNSSDTATRQQLIHGYDMLMNPKKMGERFNFFALLPHHRLSGGNTCQSKSLPSPVAGFGDLVWK; via the exons ATGAGCGTCCTCTTGAGGGCCCGCGCGAGGCTGCTTCCTCCGGCCCGGCGCGCGG TTATTCCTTTCCTTTGGAAAGTGAAGTACTTCAGCTCAGGAAAGGAGTCAGCAGAAAGCAATCCTGTTACCCCAATGCTGCGGCAcctcatatacaaaataaaggCAACTGGTCCTATTACAGTGGCTGAATACATGAAGGAAGTCTTGACTAACCCAGCAAAG ggcTACTATGTATACCAAGATGTGATAGGAGAAAGAGGAGACTTTATCACTTCACCTGAAATAAGTCAGATCTTTGGAGAG TTACTAGGGATATGGTGTATTAGTGAATGGCTGGCCACTGGAAAAAGCTCCACTTTCCAGTTGGTGGAACTCGGCCCAGGTAGGGGCACTCTTACTGGTGATATTTTGAGG GTCTTCAATCAGCTTGGATCTGTGCTGAAAAACTGTGACATTTCTGTACATTTGGTGGAAGTAAGCCAGAAATTAAGTGAAATCCAAGCCCTGACACTGACTGATGAGACAGTTGCCCTAGAGCGTGATGCTGAATCACCAGTGTACATGAAAGGTATCACTAAGTCTGGAATTCCCATTTCCTGGTACCGGAGTCTGCAAGATGTGCCACGAG GTTACAGCTTTTATCTAGCGCATGAATTTTTTGATGCTCTCCCAGTACATAAGTTTCAG AAAACCCCACAAGGATGGCGTGAAGTGTTCATTGATATTGATCCACAAGATTCTGATAAACTAAGATTTGTTTTGGCGCCTTCTTCCACCCCAGCAGAAACTTTTATTCAG CCAAAGGAAACGAGGGATCATGTGGAAGTGTGTCCTGATGCAAGTGTTATCATTCAGGTCCTTTCCGAACGTATAGAAGAAAATGGGGGTGCTGCTCTGATTGCTGATTATGGCCATGATGGGACAAAGATGGACACTTTCAGA GGTTTTTGTGGTCACAAACTTCATGATGTCTTAATTGCCCCAGGAACAGCAGACCTAACTGCTGATGTAGACTTCAGCTACTTGCGTAGAATGACTCAAGGGAAAGTGGCCTCCTTGGGACCCATACAgcaacagaattttttaaaaaatatgggcaTTGATGTTCGATTGAAG GTTCTTTTGGATAATTCAAGTGACACTGCTACACGGCAGCAGCTAATTCATGGTTATGACATGCTAATGAATCCTAAGAAGATGGGAGAACGGTTTAATTTTTTTGCCTTACTACCACATCACAGACTTTCAGGTGGAAACACGTGCCAATCAAAATCATTACCCTCACCTGTAGCTGGCTTTGGAGACCTTGTTTGGAAGTGA
- the NDUFAF7 gene encoding protein arginine methyltransferase NDUFAF7, mitochondrial isoform X2 — MLRHLIYKIKATGPITVAEYMKEVLTNPAKGYYVYQDVIGERGDFITSPEISQIFGELLGIWCISEWLATGKSSTFQLVELGPGRGTLTGDILRVFNQLGSVLKNCDISVHLVEVSQKLSEIQALTLTDETVALERDAESPVYMKGITKSGIPISWYRSLQDVPRGYSFYLAHEFFDALPVHKFQKTPQGWREVFIDIDPQDSDKLRFVLAPSSTPAETFIQPKETRDHVEVCPDASVIIQVLSERIEENGGAALIADYGHDGTKMDTFRGFCGHKLHDVLIAPGTADLTADVDFSYLRRMTQGKVASLGPIQQQNFLKNMGIDVRLKVLLDNSSDTATRQQLIHGYDMLMNPKKMGERFNFFALLPHHRLSGGNTCQSKSLPSPVAGFGDLVWK; from the exons ATGCTGCGGCAcctcatatacaaaataaaggCAACTGGTCCTATTACAGTGGCTGAATACATGAAGGAAGTCTTGACTAACCCAGCAAAG ggcTACTATGTATACCAAGATGTGATAGGAGAAAGAGGAGACTTTATCACTTCACCTGAAATAAGTCAGATCTTTGGAGAG TTACTAGGGATATGGTGTATTAGTGAATGGCTGGCCACTGGAAAAAGCTCCACTTTCCAGTTGGTGGAACTCGGCCCAGGTAGGGGCACTCTTACTGGTGATATTTTGAGG GTCTTCAATCAGCTTGGATCTGTGCTGAAAAACTGTGACATTTCTGTACATTTGGTGGAAGTAAGCCAGAAATTAAGTGAAATCCAAGCCCTGACACTGACTGATGAGACAGTTGCCCTAGAGCGTGATGCTGAATCACCAGTGTACATGAAAGGTATCACTAAGTCTGGAATTCCCATTTCCTGGTACCGGAGTCTGCAAGATGTGCCACGAG GTTACAGCTTTTATCTAGCGCATGAATTTTTTGATGCTCTCCCAGTACATAAGTTTCAG AAAACCCCACAAGGATGGCGTGAAGTGTTCATTGATATTGATCCACAAGATTCTGATAAACTAAGATTTGTTTTGGCGCCTTCTTCCACCCCAGCAGAAACTTTTATTCAG CCAAAGGAAACGAGGGATCATGTGGAAGTGTGTCCTGATGCAAGTGTTATCATTCAGGTCCTTTCCGAACGTATAGAAGAAAATGGGGGTGCTGCTCTGATTGCTGATTATGGCCATGATGGGACAAAGATGGACACTTTCAGA GGTTTTTGTGGTCACAAACTTCATGATGTCTTAATTGCCCCAGGAACAGCAGACCTAACTGCTGATGTAGACTTCAGCTACTTGCGTAGAATGACTCAAGGGAAAGTGGCCTCCTTGGGACCCATACAgcaacagaattttttaaaaaatatgggcaTTGATGTTCGATTGAAG GTTCTTTTGGATAATTCAAGTGACACTGCTACACGGCAGCAGCTAATTCATGGTTATGACATGCTAATGAATCCTAAGAAGATGGGAGAACGGTTTAATTTTTTTGCCTTACTACCACATCACAGACTTTCAGGTGGAAACACGTGCCAATCAAAATCATTACCCTCACCTGTAGCTGGCTTTGGAGACCTTGTTTGGAAGTGA
- the CEBPZ gene encoding CCAAT/enhancer-binding protein zeta isoform X2: MLASLDENEELVDGGKKEIIDDLQQGELEAFIKNLGVSDYSKNFLLEEDKELAGNKANDKATKLSKIEKKKETPAENKKAPANKDKKSLKKQVQAIDEDSNTKPAVRKDKQQEIFEFSARPALLIKPGGKWYDLEYTNEYSLEPQSQVVVSQYKALAQKLYQHEIDLFRSKTSNQKGGSSSTWMKAIVSSGTLGDRLAAMILLIQDDAIHTLQFVETLVNLIQKKGSKGQSLMALDTFKELLITDLLPDNRKLRNFNQHPFNKLEKLSSGNRDTRDRRLILWYFEHQLKHLVAQFVQVLETLGHDSLVATKTQALRVAHEILSNKPEEEKALLVQLVNKLGDPQNRIATKASHLLETLLHKHPNMKGVVCSEIERLIYRSNISSKAQYYAICFLNQIVLSHDESVLANKLITLYFCFFRTCIKKNDIASKMLSALLTGVNRAYPYAEISDEKVKEQLDTLFRVLHLVNFNTSVQALMLLFQVMDAHQTISNRYYAALYKKLLDPGLGLCSKQSMFLNLVYKSLKSDIVLRRVKAFVKRLLQVTCGQMPPFICGALYLISEILKAKPALRTQLHEHLESDEEENFLDLDEDDGTEKFTDADKEMETNADEEIDKDKGTIGSLAESEKSGSASWVHLKNLEGGKNLNTYDPLNRNPLFCGADNTSLWELRKLSEHFHPSVALFAKTILQGDYIQYSGDPLEDFTLMRFLDRFVYRNPKQHKGKENTDSVVMQPKRKHFMNDLRNLAVNSKEFLAKEESQIPVDEIFFYRYYKKVDKEKRKRQISSDDESVEDVDDEEFEKILDTVENDNYFNAAGKDDLNFAGNVKKKTKGTKNTQGDEESDLEGSDDDDFNDLDDDEISLGSMDEEFEEIGEDGGAFMDVLDEESESIPELEDEVSTKISIKKGKRRKADDVDFAASFQGPRQKKKRSFNDSSLFVSAEEFGQLLDENVGSKFDNIGMNAMANRDNASIKQLQWEAERDDWLHDRDVKSLIRKKKKFKHSGPKNIHKKKRPRK; encoded by the exons ATGCTGGCAAGTTTGGATGAGAATGAGGAACTTGTGGATGGAGGCAAAAAAGAGATAATTGATGACCTTCAGCAGGGTGAACTGGAAGCATTTATCAAAAATCTGGGTGTATCTGACTATTCAAAGAATTTCCTGTTGGAAGAAGATAAGGAACTAGCGGGAAACAAAGCCAATGATAAAGCAACTAAATTatctaaaatagaaaagaaaaaagagactcCAGCAGAAAACAAAAAGGCACCAGCTAATAAGGACAAAAAGAGTCTGAAGAAGCAAGTACAGGCCATCGATGAAGACAGCAACACTAAACCAGCTGTGAGGAAAGATAAACAGCAAGAAATCTTTGAATTCAGTGCTAGACCAGCATTGCTAATCAAACCTGGGGGGAAATGGTATGATCTGGAGTACACCAATGAATATTCCTTAGAACCCCAGTCCCAGGTGGTTGTGTCCCAGTACAAAGCTTTGGCTCAGAAACTGTATCAACATGAAATCGACTTATTCAGGAGCAAGACAAGTAATCAGAAGGGTGGCTCCTCTTCTACATGGATGAAAGCTATAGTGTCATCTGGGACCCTGGGTGACAGACTGGCTGCCATGATCCTCCTTATTCAGGATGATGCTATCCATACACTTCAGTTTGTGGAGACCTTGGTGAATCTTATCCAAAAAAAGGGTAGCAAAGGGCAAAGTCTAATGGCTTTAGATACTTTTAAAGAACTTCTTATTACAGACCTTTTGCCAGATAATCGTAAACTGCGAAATTTTAACCAGCATCCTTTTAACAAACTAGAGAAATTGTCAAGCGGCAATAGGGACACCAGAGATAGGCGATTGATATTGTGGTATTTTGAACATCAGCTCAAACACTTAGTGGCTCAGTTTGTGCAGGTTTTAGAAACTTTAGGTCACGATTCGCTAGTTGCCACTAAAACTCAAGCTCTTAGAGTGGCTCATGAGATTCTCTCTAATAAGCCTGAGGAAGAAAAAGCCCTTCTCGTACAGCTGGTAAATAAACTTGGAGATCCCCAGAACAGAATAGCCACCAAAGCCTCCCATCTGCTAGAGACTTTACTTCATAAACATCCGAACATGAAAGGAGTAGTATGTAGTGAAATTGAGAGACTAATCTATCGATCAAATATTAGCTCCAAAGCCCAGTACTATGCCATTTGTTTCTTAAATCAAATAGTACTTTCACATGATGAAAGTGTATTGGCTAACAAACTAATAactctttatttttgcttttttcggACTTGTATCAAGAAAAATGATATTGCATCTAAAATGCTCAGTGCCCTTTTAACTGGAGTAAATAGAGCTTATCCATATGCTGAAATCAGTGATGAAAAGGTAAAAGAGCAGCTGGATACACTATTCAGGGTGTTACATCTTGTTAACTTTAATACCAGCGTTCAAGCTTTGATGTTGCTTTTCCAAGTAATGGATGCTCATCAGACAATATCAAACCGATATTATGCAGCCTTATACAA GAAGCTGTTAGATCCAGGTTTGGGGTTATGTTCCAAGCAGTCTATGTTTCTTAATCTTGTCTACAAGTCTCTAAAAAGTGATATAGTTTTACGTCGGGTGAAGGCATTTGTGAAGAGACTGCTCCAAGTCACTTGTGGACAGATgccaccattcatatgtggagcGCTGTACCTTATATCTGAGATCCTTAAAGCAAAACCAGCATTACGAACTCAACTGCACGAGCATCTG GaatctgatgaagaagaaaattttcTGGACTTAGATGAAGATGATGGTACAGAAAAATTTACAGATGctgataaagaaatggaaacaaatgcagatgaagaaatagacaaGGATAAGGGCACAATTGGAAGTCTTGCAGAGTCAGAAAAATCAGGTTCTGCCTCATGGGTTCATCTTAAGAATTTGGAGG GTGGAAAAAACTTAAATACCTATGATCCATTGAATCGAAATCCTTTGTTCTGTGGAGCTGATAATACAAGTCTTTGGGAACTCAGAAAG ctttctGAACATTTTCATCCATCTGTTGCCCTTTTTGCAAAAACTATTTTGCAG GGGGATTATATTCAATATTCAGGAGATCCGTTAGAGGATTTTACGCTAATGAGATTTTTGGATCGATTTGTATATAGGAATCCAAAGCAACATAAAGGGAAAG AGAACACAGACAGTGTTGTGATGCAGCCAAAGAGGAAGCATTTTATGAATGATTTGCGGAATCTTGCTG TGAACAGTAAGGAATTCCTTgcaaaagaagaaagccaaatacCAGTGGATGAAATTTTTTTCTATAG GTACTACAAGAAAGTTGACAAAGAAAAACGTAAACGTCAAATATCTTCAGATGATGAAAGTGTAGAAGATGTAGATGATGAAGAATTTGAGAAGATACTTG ACACAGTTGAAAATGATAATTACTTTAATGCTGCTGGAAAGGATGacctcaattttgctgg taatgtaaaaaagaaaactaaagggACTAAAAATACCCAAGGGGATGAGGAATCCGACTTGGAaggtagtgatgatgatgacttCAATGATTTGGATGATGACGAGATCTCCTTGGGCAGTATGGATGAAGAATTTGAGGAAATTGGTGAAGATGGAGGTGCATTCATGGATGTGctggatgaagaaagtgaaagcaTTCCAG AACTAGAAGATGAAGTCAGCACCAAGATCAGCATTAAAAAAGGCAAACGAAGAAAAGCAGATGATGTTGACTTTGCTGCATCATTTCAAG GCCCAAGGCAGAAGAAGAAGCGATCTTTCAATGACTCCAGTTTATTTGTATCTGCTGAAGAG tttgGCCAGCTACTGGATGAAAACGTTGGCTCCAAGTTTGATAACATTGGTATGAATGCCATGGCCAACAGAGATAATGCAA
- the CEBPZ gene encoding CCAAT/enhancer-binding protein zeta isoform X1 — MAPQKPRVEFHPKRPWGPGKAEKAAAAVGEDEEDDGEDGDDDGFTLDEVLRLGGTKQDYLMLASLDENEELVDGGKKEIIDDLQQGELEAFIKNLGVSDYSKNFLLEEDKELAGNKANDKATKLSKIEKKKETPAENKKAPANKDKKSLKKQVQAIDEDSNTKPAVRKDKQQEIFEFSARPALLIKPGGKWYDLEYTNEYSLEPQSQVVVSQYKALAQKLYQHEIDLFRSKTSNQKGGSSSTWMKAIVSSGTLGDRLAAMILLIQDDAIHTLQFVETLVNLIQKKGSKGQSLMALDTFKELLITDLLPDNRKLRNFNQHPFNKLEKLSSGNRDTRDRRLILWYFEHQLKHLVAQFVQVLETLGHDSLVATKTQALRVAHEILSNKPEEEKALLVQLVNKLGDPQNRIATKASHLLETLLHKHPNMKGVVCSEIERLIYRSNISSKAQYYAICFLNQIVLSHDESVLANKLITLYFCFFRTCIKKNDIASKMLSALLTGVNRAYPYAEISDEKVKEQLDTLFRVLHLVNFNTSVQALMLLFQVMDAHQTISNRYYAALYKKLLDPGLGLCSKQSMFLNLVYKSLKSDIVLRRVKAFVKRLLQVTCGQMPPFICGALYLISEILKAKPALRTQLHEHLESDEEENFLDLDEDDGTEKFTDADKEMETNADEEIDKDKGTIGSLAESEKSGSASWVHLKNLEGGKNLNTYDPLNRNPLFCGADNTSLWELRKLSEHFHPSVALFAKTILQGDYIQYSGDPLEDFTLMRFLDRFVYRNPKQHKGKENTDSVVMQPKRKHFMNDLRNLAVNSKEFLAKEESQIPVDEIFFYRYYKKVDKEKRKRQISSDDESVEDVDDEEFEKILDTVENDNYFNAAGKDDLNFAGNVKKKTKGTKNTQGDEESDLEGSDDDDFNDLDDDEISLGSMDEEFEEIGEDGGAFMDVLDEESESIPELEDEVSTKISIKKGKRRKADDVDFAASFQGPRQKKKRSFNDSSLFVSAEEFGQLLDENVGSKFDNIGMNAMANRDNASIKQLQWEAERDDWLHDRDVKSLIRKKKKFKHSGPKNIHKKKRPRK; from the exons ATGGCTCCCCAGAAACCCCGCGTGGAGTTTCACCCGAAGCGGCCTTGGGGTCCTGGGAAGGCGGAGAAAGCGGCAGCGGCGGTGGgggaagatgaggaagatgacGGGGAAGACGGAGATGACGACGGCTTCACTCTGGACGAGGTGCTGCGGCTCGGAGGCACCAAG CAAGATTATCTTATGCTGGCAAGTTTGGATGAGAATGAGGAACTTGTGGATGGAGGCAAAAAAGAGATAATTGATGACCTTCAGCAGGGTGAACTGGAAGCATTTATCAAAAATCTGGGTGTATCTGACTATTCAAAGAATTTCCTGTTGGAAGAAGATAAGGAACTAGCGGGAAACAAAGCCAATGATAAAGCAACTAAATTatctaaaatagaaaagaaaaaagagactcCAGCAGAAAACAAAAAGGCACCAGCTAATAAGGACAAAAAGAGTCTGAAGAAGCAAGTACAGGCCATCGATGAAGACAGCAACACTAAACCAGCTGTGAGGAAAGATAAACAGCAAGAAATCTTTGAATTCAGTGCTAGACCAGCATTGCTAATCAAACCTGGGGGGAAATGGTATGATCTGGAGTACACCAATGAATATTCCTTAGAACCCCAGTCCCAGGTGGTTGTGTCCCAGTACAAAGCTTTGGCTCAGAAACTGTATCAACATGAAATCGACTTATTCAGGAGCAAGACAAGTAATCAGAAGGGTGGCTCCTCTTCTACATGGATGAAAGCTATAGTGTCATCTGGGACCCTGGGTGACAGACTGGCTGCCATGATCCTCCTTATTCAGGATGATGCTATCCATACACTTCAGTTTGTGGAGACCTTGGTGAATCTTATCCAAAAAAAGGGTAGCAAAGGGCAAAGTCTAATGGCTTTAGATACTTTTAAAGAACTTCTTATTACAGACCTTTTGCCAGATAATCGTAAACTGCGAAATTTTAACCAGCATCCTTTTAACAAACTAGAGAAATTGTCAAGCGGCAATAGGGACACCAGAGATAGGCGATTGATATTGTGGTATTTTGAACATCAGCTCAAACACTTAGTGGCTCAGTTTGTGCAGGTTTTAGAAACTTTAGGTCACGATTCGCTAGTTGCCACTAAAACTCAAGCTCTTAGAGTGGCTCATGAGATTCTCTCTAATAAGCCTGAGGAAGAAAAAGCCCTTCTCGTACAGCTGGTAAATAAACTTGGAGATCCCCAGAACAGAATAGCCACCAAAGCCTCCCATCTGCTAGAGACTTTACTTCATAAACATCCGAACATGAAAGGAGTAGTATGTAGTGAAATTGAGAGACTAATCTATCGATCAAATATTAGCTCCAAAGCCCAGTACTATGCCATTTGTTTCTTAAATCAAATAGTACTTTCACATGATGAAAGTGTATTGGCTAACAAACTAATAactctttatttttgcttttttcggACTTGTATCAAGAAAAATGATATTGCATCTAAAATGCTCAGTGCCCTTTTAACTGGAGTAAATAGAGCTTATCCATATGCTGAAATCAGTGATGAAAAGGTAAAAGAGCAGCTGGATACACTATTCAGGGTGTTACATCTTGTTAACTTTAATACCAGCGTTCAAGCTTTGATGTTGCTTTTCCAAGTAATGGATGCTCATCAGACAATATCAAACCGATATTATGCAGCCTTATACAA GAAGCTGTTAGATCCAGGTTTGGGGTTATGTTCCAAGCAGTCTATGTTTCTTAATCTTGTCTACAAGTCTCTAAAAAGTGATATAGTTTTACGTCGGGTGAAGGCATTTGTGAAGAGACTGCTCCAAGTCACTTGTGGACAGATgccaccattcatatgtggagcGCTGTACCTTATATCTGAGATCCTTAAAGCAAAACCAGCATTACGAACTCAACTGCACGAGCATCTG GaatctgatgaagaagaaaattttcTGGACTTAGATGAAGATGATGGTACAGAAAAATTTACAGATGctgataaagaaatggaaacaaatgcagatgaagaaatagacaaGGATAAGGGCACAATTGGAAGTCTTGCAGAGTCAGAAAAATCAGGTTCTGCCTCATGGGTTCATCTTAAGAATTTGGAGG GTGGAAAAAACTTAAATACCTATGATCCATTGAATCGAAATCCTTTGTTCTGTGGAGCTGATAATACAAGTCTTTGGGAACTCAGAAAG ctttctGAACATTTTCATCCATCTGTTGCCCTTTTTGCAAAAACTATTTTGCAG GGGGATTATATTCAATATTCAGGAGATCCGTTAGAGGATTTTACGCTAATGAGATTTTTGGATCGATTTGTATATAGGAATCCAAAGCAACATAAAGGGAAAG AGAACACAGACAGTGTTGTGATGCAGCCAAAGAGGAAGCATTTTATGAATGATTTGCGGAATCTTGCTG TGAACAGTAAGGAATTCCTTgcaaaagaagaaagccaaatacCAGTGGATGAAATTTTTTTCTATAG GTACTACAAGAAAGTTGACAAAGAAAAACGTAAACGTCAAATATCTTCAGATGATGAAAGTGTAGAAGATGTAGATGATGAAGAATTTGAGAAGATACTTG ACACAGTTGAAAATGATAATTACTTTAATGCTGCTGGAAAGGATGacctcaattttgctgg taatgtaaaaaagaaaactaaagggACTAAAAATACCCAAGGGGATGAGGAATCCGACTTGGAaggtagtgatgatgatgacttCAATGATTTGGATGATGACGAGATCTCCTTGGGCAGTATGGATGAAGAATTTGAGGAAATTGGTGAAGATGGAGGTGCATTCATGGATGTGctggatgaagaaagtgaaagcaTTCCAG AACTAGAAGATGAAGTCAGCACCAAGATCAGCATTAAAAAAGGCAAACGAAGAAAAGCAGATGATGTTGACTTTGCTGCATCATTTCAAG GCCCAAGGCAGAAGAAGAAGCGATCTTTCAATGACTCCAGTTTATTTGTATCTGCTGAAGAG tttgGCCAGCTACTGGATGAAAACGTTGGCTCCAAGTTTGATAACATTGGTATGAATGCCATGGCCAACAGAGATAATGCAA
- the NDUFAF7 gene encoding protein arginine methyltransferase NDUFAF7, mitochondrial isoform X3, with translation MSVLLRARARLLPPARRAVIPFLWKVKYFSSGKESAESNPVTPMLRHLIYKIKATGPITVAEYMKEVLTNPAKGYYVYQDVIGERGDFITSPEISQIFGELLGIWCISEWLATGKSSTFQLVELGPGRGTLTGDILRVFNQLGSVLKNCDISVHLVEVSQKLSEIQALTLTDETVALERDAESPVYMKGITKSGIPISWYRSLQDVPRGYSFYLAHEFFDALPVHKFQKTPQGWREVFIDIDPQDSDKLRFVLAPSSTPAETFIQPKETRDHVEVCPDASVIIQVLSERIEENGGAALIADYGHDGTKMDTFRVLLDNSSDTATRQQLIHGYDMLMNPKKMGERFNFFALLPHHRLSGGNTCQSKSLPSPVAGFGDLVWK, from the exons ATGAGCGTCCTCTTGAGGGCCCGCGCGAGGCTGCTTCCTCCGGCCCGGCGCGCGG TTATTCCTTTCCTTTGGAAAGTGAAGTACTTCAGCTCAGGAAAGGAGTCAGCAGAAAGCAATCCTGTTACCCCAATGCTGCGGCAcctcatatacaaaataaaggCAACTGGTCCTATTACAGTGGCTGAATACATGAAGGAAGTCTTGACTAACCCAGCAAAG ggcTACTATGTATACCAAGATGTGATAGGAGAAAGAGGAGACTTTATCACTTCACCTGAAATAAGTCAGATCTTTGGAGAG TTACTAGGGATATGGTGTATTAGTGAATGGCTGGCCACTGGAAAAAGCTCCACTTTCCAGTTGGTGGAACTCGGCCCAGGTAGGGGCACTCTTACTGGTGATATTTTGAGG GTCTTCAATCAGCTTGGATCTGTGCTGAAAAACTGTGACATTTCTGTACATTTGGTGGAAGTAAGCCAGAAATTAAGTGAAATCCAAGCCCTGACACTGACTGATGAGACAGTTGCCCTAGAGCGTGATGCTGAATCACCAGTGTACATGAAAGGTATCACTAAGTCTGGAATTCCCATTTCCTGGTACCGGAGTCTGCAAGATGTGCCACGAG GTTACAGCTTTTATCTAGCGCATGAATTTTTTGATGCTCTCCCAGTACATAAGTTTCAG AAAACCCCACAAGGATGGCGTGAAGTGTTCATTGATATTGATCCACAAGATTCTGATAAACTAAGATTTGTTTTGGCGCCTTCTTCCACCCCAGCAGAAACTTTTATTCAG CCAAAGGAAACGAGGGATCATGTGGAAGTGTGTCCTGATGCAAGTGTTATCATTCAGGTCCTTTCCGAACGTATAGAAGAAAATGGGGGTGCTGCTCTGATTGCTGATTATGGCCATGATGGGACAAAGATGGACACTTTCAGA GTTCTTTTGGATAATTCAAGTGACACTGCTACACGGCAGCAGCTAATTCATGGTTATGACATGCTAATGAATCCTAAGAAGATGGGAGAACGGTTTAATTTTTTTGCCTTACTACCACATCACAGACTTTCAGGTGGAAACACGTGCCAATCAAAATCATTACCCTCACCTGTAGCTGGCTTTGGAGACCTTGTTTGGAAGTGA